In the Sandaracinus amylolyticus genome, GGCGGGCGAGACCGCGTACATCATCGAGAGCGGCCGGCTCGAGGTGTTCCAGGGCGGCTCCGCGCACCGCCGCGTGCTGCGCGTGATGGGCCCCGGCGAGGTGTTCGGCGAGATGGCGATCCTCGCGCCGGGCCCGCGCACTGCGAGCGTGGTCGCGCTCGAGTCGAGCACGCTGCGGGTGGTGACGGCGGAGACGCTGGAGCGAGAGGTCGAGTCGCTCAAGCCGTGGATGGGCGCGTTCGTCCGCACCCTGGCCGCGCGGTTCCGAGAGCGCGAATCGAAGCGCTGACACGATCCGGAGATCTCGTCGCGCTGTAACTGCGGACCGACACCGCATCGTCGTTGAGAACGGCGCGTCACCCTGAGTACGCTGCCCAGACGATGCCGGGGCAGATCACCTACGACGAGCTCTGCAAGCGTGCTCGCGCGACCGTCGACTCCGTGGCCGACGATCCGCAGGCGCGTCTCGCACTGCGACAGCGCTACTACGAGCGATGGGGCGGCGAGCCGTCGCCGTACGGCCTCGGTCGCTCCGAGCTCGACTTCATGGGCTGGGAGATCGAGCGCGGTGTCCTCGATCCGATCGCGAAGGGCGGCTCTCCGTGGTGGCGCGCGGTCAATGCCGCGCTCCTCTATCACGCCGAGCTCGCGTCGCTGATCGCCGAGAATCTGCCCGAGCTCGAGCCGGGATCGGCGCCAGTTCGATTCTGGCTCGCGTTCCAGCGCGACAAGACTCCTCAGAGCTGGTACCGCGCGCACAACAGCAGCATCGTCGCCGGATATCTCGAGTCGACCGCGCTCGCGCACGCCGAGCCGTGGTCCGAGCGCGTGTTCATGAACATCGTGCTCTATCGATTGCTCTACGCGCAGAGCATGGTCGAAGGCGCGGTGTTCGGAGATCTCGGGAAGATCCTCGCCAATCCCGCGCTCCCGAGCGTCGAGATCATGGTCGAGATCCCGGCGTTCTATCCGCGTCATTACCCGCTCACGCGGCGCGACGTCCGCAACATCCTGCAGAAGGGCCACTCGCTCGGCGACGATCTCGAGAAGACGTTCGACGATCTCTTCGTCATCCCCGAGCTGACTGCGCTCTACGAGCACGCATCGGGCTGGATCGGACAGCCCGGGCTCAAGCGCCTGATCAACATGGGACTGCCGGACTATCCCGGCGGCGCGCCCGCCGACGAGCAGCCGGTGCCGCTGCCCCCGCCGCGCCCCGGCGCCAAGCGGAAGGTGGCCATTCTCGGCGGCGGTCTCGCGTCGCTCTCGGCGGCGTACGAGCTCACGAGCTATCCGAATTGGCGCGATCACTACGAGGTCACGCTCTATCAGATCGGTTGGCGCGTCGGCGGCAAGACGGCCAATGGATTCGGCCCCGCCGATCGCATCGAAGAGCGCGGAATCCACATCTTCCAGGGCTGGTACAACAACGCATTCCGCATGGTGCGAGACGCCTACGACGAGATGGCGAAATACCATCTCGCGCCGGGCTCTCCGCTGCCGAAGTGGACCGATGCGTTCGTGCCCGACGACGCGACGCTGTTCACCCAGCAGGATCCGAAGACGGGCGAGTGGACCAACTGGCCCATCCTCTTCCCGTACAACGACGAGCTCCCCGGCGAAGGCGGACCTCCGCCGATCTACGAAGTGATCGGCGAGGCGCTCGGACTGCTCGCCGAGCTCGTGCTCGGCTCGCCGTACGCCGAGAACCAGTCGTGGATCCAGAAGCTGCTCTCTCCGATCGTGATCCACACGTGGTTCACGCCGCCGTGGGAGAAGAGCGAGCCGCACTGGTGGAAGGACGTCGCGAAGTCCGCGCTCGGGATCTCGAGCCACGAGAAGCCGGAGCTGCAGTGGGTCGCGTACGCGCGTGATCTCGCCGAGGGCTTCGCGAAGAAGCCCACCGTGGAGATCAACGGGCTCGAGGTGTCGGTGCTGCGGGTGATCGCCGCGCTGCTCGGCGGGTTCGTCACGCTGCTGCGCCACCTCGCGCCTTCCGATCGCACGACCGACGATCGACTCGAGCACATCTACGTGCTCGCCGAGTACGGGCTCGCGAACCTCCGGGGGTTCATCGAGGACGTCTACGACGAGCGGACTCACCAGCTCGACTTCGGGCGCATCAACGATCGCGACTATCGCGAGTGGCTGCTCTCGCACGGGCTGCCCACGGATCTGCGCGACTGCGCGCCGGTGCGCTTCATCTACTGCGGCTGTTTCCACAACATGTACCAGGGCGAGCCGGGACGGCTCGCAGCGGACCTCGGCCTGCGCAGCCTGCTCGCGTCGGTGACCTATCGCGGCTCGCTGGTGTGGAAGCTCGTCGCGGGCACCGGCGGCTCGCTCACCGCGCCGCTCTACAAGATGCTCGCGCATCGCGGCGTCGAGTTCGCGTTCTTCCGCGACGTCGAGGAAGTGCACTGGTCGCCGACCGACGAGATCGAGTCGATCACCGTCGGAGTCCAGGTCGATCTCGCGCCCGGCGTGCAGCGTTATTCACCGCTCAAGAAGGTGAAGGACGTCGACGGCTGGCCCTCGCACCCGCACTACGACCAGCTCGATCCCGAGCAGGTCCGGCGGATGCGCGAGAAGAACGTCGATCTCGAGTCGCCCTGGGCCGACTGGACCCCGGTGCGCACCGAGGTGCTGCGCCGCGGCGTCGACTTCGACGACGTGATCCACGGCATCCCGGTGCGCGCGACCGAGTCGATCTGTGCGGAGATCGTGAAGCACTCCGACGCGTGGAAGAAGATGGTCCGCCACGTGCGCACGACTCCGACGCTCGGAGTCCAGCTCTGGCTCCGTCCGACGCTCGCCGAGCTCGGCATGAAGATGAGCGAGTGGGGCATGGACGAGGGCGACGAGCCCAATTCGGTCATCTACGCCGATCTGCTCTATTCGTGGACCGACATGGGCAGTGTGCTGACGTTCGAGGGCTGGCGTCCCGACGAGATGCCCGGTGAGCTCAGCTATTACTGCGGCACCTGGGACACCGGTCCTCTCCCCCCGCGGAGCGATCACGGGTTCCCCGAGCGCGAGCGCGCGCGCCTCGTCGAGTACACGCGCGGCTGGCTCGATCAGAACATGGGCTGGTTCTTCCCGAACGCGGTGAAGAACGGGAGATTCGATCTCTCGCTGATCGTCGATCCCAGCGATCCGAGCTGCACCGAGAAGCTCGCCGGCGAGACGCGGCTCGCGCGACAGTGGTTCACCGTCAATGCCGCGCCGAGCGAGCAGTACACGCTCGCGTGGCCGGGCAGCGACAAATATCGCCTCGCCGCCGATCAGTCGGGGTTCCGCAATCTCTTCCTCTGCGGCGACTGGACGAATTTCGGGCTCAACATCGGCCACGTCGAAGGCGCGGTCACGTCGGGGCTCGTCGCCGCACAGGCGTTCCTGCGCCTGCGGATGAACCAGAACGATCTGCGCGAGATCTATCCCGACGTCGGGATTCCCGGAGCTTCGTAGTCCACCATGAGAAGGCTGCACGCGGCGCGGGGCGCGACGTATTACCTCGACGACTCGAGCGCCGAGAGCGGCCCTCTCCTCGTGAAGGTGCTCGACGCGCCTGCGACCACGCAGGCGCTGCTCGAGCTCGAGAACGAGCTGCGCCTCACCCGCGAGCTCGCGATCCCCGGCGTTCGGCGTGCGCTCCGTCGCGGCGACGTCGACGGGCGGCCCGCGCTGTGGACCACGTTCTTCGCGGGCGACACCCTCGAGCGCGCGTTCTCGGACGCGCGACAGCCGCTCGAGCGCGTGCTCGAGGTCGGCGTGCGCCTCGCGGACGTGCTCGGTGCGCTGCACGCCGCGCGCATCGTGCACGGTCATCTCTCGCCCCGCGCGATCCGCGTCGACGCGACGTTCCGCGACATCGAGCTCTCGCGGCTCGGGCTCGCGCACCGGCTCGACGTCGCCGCCGAGCCCGAAGGCCTCGCGGTCGCGGCGAGCGATCGCGCGGCGTACGTCGCGCCCGAAGAGACC is a window encoding:
- a CDS encoding NAD(P)-binding protein; the encoded protein is MPGQITYDELCKRARATVDSVADDPQARLALRQRYYERWGGEPSPYGLGRSELDFMGWEIERGVLDPIAKGGSPWWRAVNAALLYHAELASLIAENLPELEPGSAPVRFWLAFQRDKTPQSWYRAHNSSIVAGYLESTALAHAEPWSERVFMNIVLYRLLYAQSMVEGAVFGDLGKILANPALPSVEIMVEIPAFYPRHYPLTRRDVRNILQKGHSLGDDLEKTFDDLFVIPELTALYEHASGWIGQPGLKRLINMGLPDYPGGAPADEQPVPLPPPRPGAKRKVAILGGGLASLSAAYELTSYPNWRDHYEVTLYQIGWRVGGKTANGFGPADRIEERGIHIFQGWYNNAFRMVRDAYDEMAKYHLAPGSPLPKWTDAFVPDDATLFTQQDPKTGEWTNWPILFPYNDELPGEGGPPPIYEVIGEALGLLAELVLGSPYAENQSWIQKLLSPIVIHTWFTPPWEKSEPHWWKDVAKSALGISSHEKPELQWVAYARDLAEGFAKKPTVEINGLEVSVLRVIAALLGGFVTLLRHLAPSDRTTDDRLEHIYVLAEYGLANLRGFIEDVYDERTHQLDFGRINDRDYREWLLSHGLPTDLRDCAPVRFIYCGCFHNMYQGEPGRLAADLGLRSLLASVTYRGSLVWKLVAGTGGSLTAPLYKMLAHRGVEFAFFRDVEEVHWSPTDEIESITVGVQVDLAPGVQRYSPLKKVKDVDGWPSHPHYDQLDPEQVRRMREKNVDLESPWADWTPVRTEVLRRGVDFDDVIHGIPVRATESICAEIVKHSDAWKKMVRHVRTTPTLGVQLWLRPTLAELGMKMSEWGMDEGDEPNSVIYADLLYSWTDMGSVLTFEGWRPDEMPGELSYYCGTWDTGPLPPRSDHGFPERERARLVEYTRGWLDQNMGWFFPNAVKNGRFDLSLIVDPSDPSCTEKLAGETRLARQWFTVNAAPSEQYTLAWPGSDKYRLAADQSGFRNLFLCGDWTNFGLNIGHVEGAVTSGLVAAQAFLRLRMNQNDLREIYPDVGIPGAS